In Flavobacterium sp. 83, the genomic window CAATAGAAAAAAACCAATAAGTCCGTTTGTAATCAATAAGCTTTTTGGCCTTATGTCAAAAAGCTCAAAATTAATCTCTATGATAGGTAGAATAATTCCTAAAAACAAAAGATAGATTTGATATTCTTTATTTTTGGAATCGTTGTACTGGTTTTTTTCTATAAAGGTGCTATTTAAAAAGTCTTTTATTTTTAAAAAATTATAGACTAATAAAAAAATAAAAAAAAGTAAGACAGTAATTAGTAACCAAAATTTCAGATTTGTATTAATCAGTTTTTTAATTACTAAAAAATGATTGGAAATCGTGAAGTTATTAAACCAACTAAAAAAAGTAAGGTTAAGTTTCGTTAATAATAAGGTGCTATAGTAGAATACCATAGAATATATTTTGCTTAGGTTAGAAAGACACGATTTGGGTTTTGATCTTTTTGGTCAGTAAATTAATAATTTTTTAATAAAAAACAACAACATAGTTTTTTTAGATGTGTGTTTTTTTTAAAACAGGCTAATTTATTCCAATTCACTTTCTGAATCAATTCCAATAATAGAAACATAAATGGAATAATACATGGAATACATAAAAGGAATAGTGAAAAACACACCAATACAACATCCTATAAATCCTACCATTGATGCTATAATAGCTACAATAATTAATCCTAAAATTACTAAGGGTTGTTTTGCAATAATGATGGCGCTAGATTTAATAGCATCGATTGCTTTTAGATTACCAAAAATAATAAATGGAATAGTTAAAAACGTAAAAAAGGATACAGTCATAGATAACAAAGTTCCTATAAATTTAATTCCACTATAATCAAAAAGAGAGGATAGAATGGAACTTAAAATAGAAATTGCTAAAGTTGAAATGACTAATTCTTTAAAATGAGGTGCTTTATAATATTCGAAAACTGTAGAAACATGAAATTCTTCATCTTTTTCAGCGCAATGAGCCATTTTGATTAATCCTGCTGGAAAAGGGCTTAGCAGACAAGTGAGAACAATAGCACTTACAATATAAATCAAAAGATAAATTCCAGTAAAATTTTCATTTTTTAAATTTTCTAAAAACTGTTGATTCATTTCACCTATTCCAAACGTATAAATTATAATTCCAGCAGTTAATATTCCTATTAATACTGAGAAAACAAATATCATTAAGCCGGCATATATGGCAATTTTTTTATAGTTTTCAAATGCCAAATTAAAAACGTTTGCAAAATCTAATTGGTATCCATTGTTTTTTATCTCTTCAATTTTTTCTTTTGTAGTTCTCATCAATTGTTTTATTAGTTTTTAAGGTATTAATTGAATGTGTTTATATTTTAAAATAGACTTCTTCGAAAGGAATTCTAAAGCGTTCTCCATAAATGCCCTGTTCTTCTCTAATACCACATCCTATAATCATATTTATTTCGGATGAAGCGGGTAAATGTAATATTTTTTTTATTCTTAGCGAATCAAAACCTTCCATAGGACAAGTATCATAATTTATTGCGGCCATACTTATCATGAAATTTTGAGCAGCAAGTCCGGCACTCTTATGTGCAACAATGCGCATATCACTCTGTCTTGCTTCTCTGTAAATAGGTTTGAATATTCCGATGATTTGAAAAGCAATAAATTTTATTATTCCAATAATTCCCAGAAAATCAAAATAAAGTGTCGGAATAATTTTTTGATAATAATTTAAGGCAAATTTTTCTCTTTTGGAATAGGTTGATTCAGGTTTGTTACCGTAAAGTGATTTTAAATGAGAAATATTTGAGTTCACTCTTTTTCTCCATAAATCTTTTCGGGCTACAACAACAACCATTTGTTGTGCTGTTTTTGCAGCATTTTGACCAAAGCTAGCGGTCGTTATTTTTTGTATGATTTCTGGAGAAACAATATGATAAAATTCCCAAAGCTGCATATTACTACTCGTAGCTGCAAGTGTTGCTAAGTGAATGCAATCTTTTACTTTTTGGGTATCAATAGGTTCGTTTTTAAAAACCCGAACAGATCGTCGGTATTTAATGGCATCACTTACTGATTTTTCATTTGTTACATCCATTTTAGTAATTTTCGAATTGTTTTTAATTTATCATTGTATGGGGCATAACGCATTGGTAAATCGAGCCAATTTGCTTTTTTTACGATTCCTTTTTTATGTGAAAAAGTGTCAAAACTCAAACTGCCATGATAAGCGCCTATCCCGCTATGGCCAACACCTCCAAAAGGCAGCCTTTTATTTGAAAAGTGAATTACAGTATCATTAATGCAACCTCCACCAAAAGAATATTTTTGTATCATTTTTTGTGCAAACGAATGGGTTTCAGTGAAAATATATAAGGCTAAAGGCTTCTCATATTTAGAGATTATAGTATTTAAATCTTCCTCATTTTCATAGGAAAGAATAGGAAGCAAGGGACCAAAAATCTCCTCTTTCATAATGAGGCTATCAACATCTGACTCATCAATAAGTGTAGGGGAAAGGTAACAATTTTCAATTTCACTATGACCGCCAAAAGCCACTTTATCTTCGTCAATCATATTGACTAATCGAAGCCAGTTTTTTTGATTTATTATTCGAGCATAATCAGGAGAAAGTTTAGGCTCTTCCCCATAAGCTTTTGTGATTTCCTCTTTCATGAATTCCAAAAAATGGCTTTTCATATTTTTCTGTATCAAAATATAATCCGGTGCAATACAGGTTTGGCCTGCATTTATAAATTTCCCCCAAACGATTCTTTTGGCAGCGAGTTTTAAATTGGCAGTTTCATCAATAACACAAGGGTTTTTTCCTCCAAGCTCCAATGTTACTGGCGTCAGGTTTTCGGCTGCAGCTTTTGCCACAATTTTACCAACCGGAACGCTTCCTGTAAAAAAGATATAATCCCAACGTTGTGAAAGCAGATTCTGAGTAATTTCAACTCCACCTTCAATAACTTCTACTTGATTGATTTGAAATGTTTTTTGAATAATTTTTGCAATTATTTCAGATGTTTTTGGAGTCAGTTCAGATGGTTTTAAGACTACTTGATTTCCTGCGGCCACAGCCGAAATTAATGGACAAAGAGCCAATTGAAATGGATAATTCCAAGGGGCTATGATTAATACTTTGCCGTAAGGTTCTTTGTAAATATAATCGGTGGAAGGAAAATTGAGAATGGAAGGAAAAACCCTCTTTGGCTTTGCCCATTTATGTAAATTCTTTATAGTGTCTTTTAATTCAGAAATAACGTAATTGGTTTCTGTGAGTACCGCTTCAAAAGCCGGTTTCTTAAAATCATCGTATAAAGCCTGAATAATTTCATTTTCATGGGTTATGATTACATTCAGCAACTTTATTAGAGTTTCTTTTCTGGAACCTATAGTAGTTTTGTAATTCATTAGAGACACACCGTTTATTTAGTGCTATGCAAGTTAATTTTTATAATTTACATAATGAATTATTCTTTAAAAAAAAATCATAGTGCATCCCAGATAGAGTCAGATGGAGTGGGAGCAGTTATAGTTATGGCCTCTTTCGTAACTGGATGAATGAAGGTTAATTTCCTAGCGTGTAAATGAATTCCTCCGTCAGGATTACTGCGGTCAAAACCGTATTTTAAATCTCCTTTTATCGGTGAACCAATGGCAGAAAGTTGTGCCCTGATTTGATGATGTCTTCCGGTATGAAGATTGATTTCCAGTACAAAATAGTTGTTTAATTCTTTGAATATTCTATAATCTAAACTAGCTAATTTACTCTCAGGAACTTCTTTGATATGCGCTTTTGAGGTGTTATTCTTTTCGTTTCTTTTTATATAATGAACGAGATTATCTTCCTCTTTTGAAGGTTTATTTTTTACAATTGCCCAGTATGTTTTTTGGGTTTCTCGGTTGCTAAACAGTTCATTCATTCGGGTTAAAGCCTTGCTTGTTCTGGCAAAAACGACTATACCGGTTGTAGGTCTGTCTAAACGATGTACAACACCCAGAAAAACTTCCCCGGGTTTGTTGTACTTGTCTTTTATATATTCCTTTACAACCTCGCTCAACGGTTTGTCGCCAGTTTTATCGCCTTGCACAATATCGCCTACACGTTTATTGACCACAATAAGATGGTTGTCTTCGTGTAGAATTTGGAGATTGTTTTTGTTCGAAATTATTTTCATTTAGACTTTTAGATTGTTGGATTCCTTAGATTTTTAGGCATCTTGATTATTAGATTTTACTAATATCTTTATTTTAATGTGGAACGAAATTTAGAAGTCATTTTTAGAATTCTATCACTATTAAAACATAGTTCGTCAAGTTTTATTTGTTCTATATAACCTAAATCTAAAGCGATTAATAACTGTGTTTCAATTTCATAAATTGAACCAATTGCTATTTCAAGAAATCTAGAAAAATCTTTATTACTGCTTCTGGAACAACCTTCTGCAATATTAGACGGAATAGAAACTGAAGCACGGCGAAGTTGATTTGTGAGCCCAAATTTTTCTGAATCAGGGAAATTTCCCGTAACAATATAAATATCAGAACAAAATTTTCTACTTAGTCTCCAAATTTCTAAATCCTTAAATCGATGCATCTCTATTTTTTTAGTCTAACAATCTAAAAGTCCAATAATCTAAGAACTCTAATTTAATACTGTTCATTAGCATTGGGGAAATCGCTTGATTTTACATCAGTAACATATTGACTGATTGCAGTTGTCATTCCGTCATATAAATTCATGTATCTTCTCAAGAAACGGGGACTAAATTCATTGTTCATTCCTAACATGTCGTGAATAACCAAAACTTGTCCGTCAACTCCGCCTCCAGCACCAATACCAATAACTGGAATCGAAATACTTTGAGCCACTTTTTCGGCTAAATGTGCCGGAATTTTTTCTAAAACTAAGGCAAAACAACCTAGTTTTTCAAGCAATTTGGCATCCTCAATTAATTTATGCGCTTCTTCTTCTTCCTTAGCACGAACAGTATAGGTTCCAAATTTATAGATTGATTGTGGGGTTAAACCCAAATGTCCCATAACCGGAATTCCGGCATTAAGTATTTTTTTGATAGAATCTTTAATTTCTTTTCCACCTTCCAATTTTACGGCGTGTCCACCACTTTCCTTCATGATTCTGATGGCAGAACGCAATGCTTCTTTAGGGTCAGATTGGTAGCTACCAAAAGGTAAATCAACTACAACCAAGGCTCTTTCTGTTGCTCTTACTACAGAAGAAGCATGGTATATCATTTGGTCCAAAGTAATAGGTAAAGTTGTTTCGTGTCCAGCCATAACATTCGAAGCTGAATCGCCTACAAGGATTACATCCATTCCAGCAGTATCAACAATTTTAGCCATCGTATAATCATAAGCGGTCAGCATGGAAATTTTCTCTCCATTGGCTTTCATTTCAATTAATGACTTTGTTGTAATTCTTTTGTAATCTTTTTTTGCTACAGACATGGATTGTTGCTTTTTGTCACAATTTTAGGTGACAGTTTATAAAATGTAAAAGTAGTAAAACAAATTCTTTAGAAACAAAAAAATGGGTTCGTTTTATGAACCCATTTTTAAGCAATTATGATAAATAATATTCTTTATTTTTTCAAATCAGAAAATACTGTGTCTGCTGCAAATGCTGCATTTGTTTTTTCAACAATTTTCTCTTTTGCTAAAGTAAAATTTGCTGTTTGTTTAATATCTAATGACGAGGTTCCAATTGCCACTTTGTAAGAACCTGCTTCAGCAATCCATGCATTTTTTTTAGGAATAAATGAAGCTAAATCTTTTGAGTTTAGTGTTAATACAATCGTTTGACTTTCTCCTGGTTGCAATAATTTAGTTTTACCAAAAGCTTTTAATTCTTCAGTTGGTTTGTCAATCTTTTTTGCTGGGGCAGAAAGATATAATTCCACTACTTGTTTTCCTGCTATTTTACCCGTATTTTTTACAGTTACACTAACAGTCATTTTGTTTACAAATGTACTTGAACTTAATTTTAAATTAGACACATTAAATGTAGTATACGATAATCCGTAACCAAATTCGTAAGATGGTTTTACATGGAATGTATTGAAATAACGGTATCCAACATAAATCCCTTCTTCGTAAGTTACACTAGTAGGATTTTCAGCAGGAGTTCCAATCCAGTTTTTAGCTGATGGTGTATCTTCATATTTTACAGGGAAAGTCATGGTTAATTTTCCTGAAGGAGTTACTTTTCCTGAGAAAACATCTGCAACAGAATTTCCACCTTCTTGACCCGGTTGCCAAGGTAAAAGTATAGCGTCTACTTTATCTTTCCAGCTTGCCGTTTCAATTACGCCACCAATGTTCAAAACTACAACCACTTTTTTTCCTTTAGCATGAAAAGCTGCTGAAACCGTATTGATTAAGTTGATTTCATCTTGAGCTAAATTAAAATCTTCATCTACTTTACGGTCATCACCTTCACCAGCATTTCTACCGATTGTGATTAATGCTAATTCAGAGGTATTTGCTTTATTTTGAACGACTTCTGTATTTAATGCTAATTCAGGAAGTCTTTTTGGTGTTGCCAATAAACCTTCTTTTTCACGTCTTTTTGTTTCAATCTCTTTTTGAGTAGCCATAAAAGGTTTGTATAATCCTTCTAATTCTTTGTCAATAGAAAAGCCCGAATTTGTTAAACCATCAATTAATGAAACAGAGTATGCTTCGTTAACATCACCACTACCAGTTCCGCCAGAGATAAAGTCATAAGAAGTTACACCAAAAACGGCTAAAGGAGCTGATTTTGAAGTGAAAGGCAATACGTTGTTATTGTTTTTTAATAGAACAACACCTTCTGCTGCTGCATCTCTTGTTACTTGAGCGTTTTCTTTTAAGTTTGGTTTATTTGAATACTTGTAATTGCTCATTGCAGGAGATCTCATTACCAATTCTAATACACGTCTTAAATTGATGTTGATATCCTCTTTAGATAGTTTACCATTTTTTATGTTTTCAACAATTGCATTTTGTTGTGCAGGTAAACCTGGCATCAATAAATCATTTCCTGCTTTAAGTTGTTTAGTTACATCACTAATAACATCTTTAGCCATAATACTTCCAAAACCATTATAACCACCAAACCAGTCCGTCATTACTAATCCTTTGAATCCCCATTCGTTACGAAGTACAGTAGTCAATAGATCTTTACGTGCTGATGTGTATGTACCGTTTAATAAATTATAAGAAGACATTACTGTCCATGGTTGTGCCTCTTTTACAGTAATTTCAAATCCTCTTAGGTATATTTCACGTAAAGCTCTTTCGCTCACATGTGCATTAACACCCATTCTGTTTCTTTCCTGATTATTAGCAGCAAAGTGTTTTATAGAAGTTCCTACGCCATTAGATTGTACACCATTTACCATTGCTGCAGCAATTTTTCCGGCGATTAATGGATCTTCAGAATAGTATTCAAAGTTTCTTCCACACAATGGATTTCTGTGAATATTCATTCCTGGACCTAATAAAACATCTACTCCATATTCTTTTACCTCATTACCCATTGCTTTACCAACAGAATTGATAAGTGCTTCATTCCAAGTAGAAGCTAATGCTGTTCCTACAGGAAATGCGGTAGCATAATAAGTGTTAGGATCCTCTTCTCTGATAGATTTAATACGCAAACCGGCAGGGCCATCAGATACAATTACTGAAGGAATTCCTAAACGAGAAATTTCAGTTGTTCCTCCCGCAGAACCTGGAACTTTTGCAGTGTCTTTTCCAGTGATAAACTGCATTTTAGCCCAGTCAAAACCTGGCATTCCAATTCCGATAAGCATACTTGCTTTTTCTTCATCAGTCATTTGATTGATTAAATCTTGAATTCTGTCCTGAGTAGAAAGACGGTAATCTTCATATCGGTCTAACTTTCCGTTTTTATTTAAATCAGAAAAGGTAAATCCATTGATAGTGATTATTGGGTTGGATTTAGTCTCTTTAATTTCTGGGTTTTTCCCCCATGAAATTCCAGAAATGACAAGCGCTGAAAGAAGCGAAGTCTTTGCAATTTTTGAAATTGATTTGTTCTTCATTTGGTTTTTTAGTAAATAGTTTTTTTTATTGCTTCAATATGAAGCAATATTAATTATTTTTTTTAATATTTGCAAAAAAAGATAGTTTATTTTTTGATTATCGGTTTTTAAAGAAAAAATTATAATCAATTTCGTATTTTTGCGATCAATATAAAATAATGGAATTTAATAAAATAATTGAGAAGAATTCAGCCGAAGCTTGGGATGTTTACATTCCAAATTTATCAATAGATTGTGTAGTTTTTGGATTTCATGACACCACCTTAAAAGTATTGGTAACGAGATTAAAAGAAAAAAATCTATGGGCACTTCCTGGCGGATATGTTTTAAAAACAGAAAATCTAAAAGAAGCTGCTAATAGAATTTTATTTAGTAGAACGGGTGCGGAAAATATTTATTTACAGGAATTTAAAGTTTTCAGTGATTTGAATCGTTCTGACGGTATTTTCGATGAATTTCCGGATACATTATGGAACAAACAGCGATTTCTTTCTGTAGGGTTTTATGCGCTAGTCGATTATCATCAAGTAAATTTAGTAATGGATGATATTTCAGATGCTTGCGAATGGAAATCAATTGATGAATTGCCAGATTTTATGATGGATCACAGAAGCATTTTTGATAAAGCGTTAGAAACGCTGCGCAGACAATTAAATCATAAACCTATTGGTTACAGTCTGTTGCCTGAAAAATTTACTATGCCTGAACTTCAAAAATTGTATGAAATTATTTTAGGAAAGAAGTTGAATCGCGGTAATTTTTATAGAAAGATGCTGCGCTATGATATTCTCGAAAAATTAGAAGAAAGCAGAAAAGGGGGAGCGCACAAAGCACCGGATT contains:
- a CDS encoding NUDIX domain-containing protein, which gives rise to MEFNKIIEKNSAEAWDVYIPNLSIDCVVFGFHDTTLKVLVTRLKEKNLWALPGGYVLKTENLKEAANRILFSRTGAENIYLQEFKVFSDLNRSDGIFDEFPDTLWNKQRFLSVGFYALVDYHQVNLVMDDISDACEWKSIDELPDFMMDHRSIFDKALETLRRQLNHKPIGYSLLPEKFTMPELQKLYEIILGKKLNRGNFYRKMLRYDILEKLEESRKGGAHKAPDLYKFDLEKYQLALRNGFNEGW
- a CDS encoding glycoside hydrolase family 3 N-terminal domain-containing protein; the encoded protein is MKNKSISKIAKTSLLSALVISGISWGKNPEIKETKSNPIITINGFTFSDLNKNGKLDRYEDYRLSTQDRIQDLINQMTDEEKASMLIGIGMPGFDWAKMQFITGKDTAKVPGSAGGTTEISRLGIPSVIVSDGPAGLRIKSIREEDPNTYYATAFPVGTALASTWNEALINSVGKAMGNEVKEYGVDVLLGPGMNIHRNPLCGRNFEYYSEDPLIAGKIAAAMVNGVQSNGVGTSIKHFAANNQERNRMGVNAHVSERALREIYLRGFEITVKEAQPWTVMSSYNLLNGTYTSARKDLLTTVLRNEWGFKGLVMTDWFGGYNGFGSIMAKDVISDVTKQLKAGNDLLMPGLPAQQNAIVENIKNGKLSKEDININLRRVLELVMRSPAMSNYKYSNKPNLKENAQVTRDAAAEGVVLLKNNNNVLPFTSKSAPLAVFGVTSYDFISGGTGSGDVNEAYSVSLIDGLTNSGFSIDKELEGLYKPFMATQKEIETKRREKEGLLATPKRLPELALNTEVVQNKANTSELALITIGRNAGEGDDRKVDEDFNLAQDEINLINTVSAAFHAKGKKVVVVLNIGGVIETASWKDKVDAILLPWQPGQEGGNSVADVFSGKVTPSGKLTMTFPVKYEDTPSAKNWIGTPAENPTSVTYEEGIYVGYRYFNTFHVKPSYEFGYGLSYTTFNVSNLKLSSSTFVNKMTVSVTVKNTGKIAGKQVVELYLSAPAKKIDKPTEELKAFGKTKLLQPGESQTIVLTLNSKDLASFIPKKNAWIAEAGSYKVAIGTSSLDIKQTANFTLAKEKIVEKTNAAFAADTVFSDLKK
- a CDS encoding RluA family pseudouridine synthase, with translation MKIISNKNNLQILHEDNHLIVVNKRVGDIVQGDKTGDKPLSEVVKEYIKDKYNKPGEVFLGVVHRLDRPTTGIVVFARTSKALTRMNELFSNRETQKTYWAIVKNKPSKEEDNLVHYIKRNEKNNTSKAHIKEVPESKLASLDYRIFKELNNYFVLEINLHTGRHHQIRAQLSAIGSPIKGDLKYGFDRSNPDGGIHLHARKLTFIHPVTKEAITITAPTPSDSIWDAL
- a CDS encoding four helix bundle protein, with product MHRFKDLEIWRLSRKFCSDIYIVTGNFPDSEKFGLTNQLRRASVSIPSNIAEGCSRSSNKDFSRFLEIAIGSIYEIETQLLIALDLGYIEQIKLDELCFNSDRILKMTSKFRSTLK
- the panB gene encoding 3-methyl-2-oxobutanoate hydroxymethyltransferase translates to MSVAKKDYKRITTKSLIEMKANGEKISMLTAYDYTMAKIVDTAGMDVILVGDSASNVMAGHETTLPITLDQMIYHASSVVRATERALVVVDLPFGSYQSDPKEALRSAIRIMKESGGHAVKLEGGKEIKDSIKKILNAGIPVMGHLGLTPQSIYKFGTYTVRAKEEEEAHKLIEDAKLLEKLGCFALVLEKIPAHLAEKVAQSISIPVIGIGAGGGVDGQVLVIHDMLGMNNEFSPRFLRRYMNLYDGMTTAISQYVTDVKSSDFPNANEQY
- a CDS encoding aldehyde dehydrogenase: MNYKTTIGSRKETLIKLLNVIITHENEIIQALYDDFKKPAFEAVLTETNYVISELKDTIKNLHKWAKPKRVFPSILNFPSTDYIYKEPYGKVLIIAPWNYPFQLALCPLISAVAAGNQVVLKPSELTPKTSEIIAKIIQKTFQINQVEVIEGGVEITQNLLSQRWDYIFFTGSVPVGKIVAKAAAENLTPVTLELGGKNPCVIDETANLKLAAKRIVWGKFINAGQTCIAPDYILIQKNMKSHFLEFMKEEITKAYGEEPKLSPDYARIINQKNWLRLVNMIDEDKVAFGGHSEIENCYLSPTLIDESDVDSLIMKEEIFGPLLPILSYENEEDLNTIISKYEKPLALYIFTETHSFAQKMIQKYSFGGGCINDTVIHFSNKRLPFGGVGHSGIGAYHGSLSFDTFSHKKGIVKKANWLDLPMRYAPYNDKLKTIRKLLKWM
- a CDS encoding nitroreductase family protein — protein: MDVTNEKSVSDAIKYRRSVRVFKNEPIDTQKVKDCIHLATLAATSSNMQLWEFYHIVSPEIIQKITTASFGQNAAKTAQQMVVVVARKDLWRKRVNSNISHLKSLYGNKPESTYSKREKFALNYYQKIIPTLYFDFLGIIGIIKFIAFQIIGIFKPIYREARQSDMRIVAHKSAGLAAQNFMISMAAINYDTCPMEGFDSLRIKKILHLPASSEINMIIGCGIREEQGIYGERFRIPFEEVYFKI